A window of Castanea sativa cultivar Marrone di Chiusa Pesio chromosome 1, ASM4071231v1 contains these coding sequences:
- the LOC142612825 gene encoding protein S-acyltransferase 8-like, producing the protein MAKRVYEAWKGSNKFILGGRLIFGPDARSLLVTLLLIIVPIVIFCVFVARHLRHEFLNNNVGYAILVVAIVFTIFVLVLLFLTSARDPGIIPRNSHPPEEEFRYDSSVSVDVGGGRQTPSLQFPRTKEVLVNGLPVRVKYCDTCMLYRPPRCSHCSICNNCVERFDHHCPWVGQCIGLRNYRYFFMFVSSATLLCIYVFAMSALYIKILMVDDQGTVWRAMKESPASVILMAYCFISLWFVGGLTGFHLYLIGTNQTTYENFRYRADNRINAYDGGCLDNFREVFCTKVKPSKNNFRAFVQEEAQRPPPSPAPREGVSADDLGADPRPKVEDDLEIGEDLLKISQRRNIDEIDEDIRSRGSNGPPHNTSDADSVLGSDHRAPTIRADARHSSWGRRSGSWEIAPDVFANSNVTESRSYVTPKEARQ; encoded by the exons AAATTCATCCTTGGTGGGAGGTTGATATTTGGGCCAGATGCTAGATCACTGCTTGTTACATTATTGCTGATTATTGTCCCTATTGTCATCTTTTGTGTATTTGTTGCGAGGCATCTGCGGCAtgagtttttaaataataatgtGGGATATGCAATTCTGGTGGTAGCAATTGTCTTTACTATCTTT GTCTTGGTGCTTCTTTTTCTTACTTCAGCCCGGGATCCGGGTATAATTCCACGTAATTCACATCCACCAGAGGAAGAGTTTCGTTATGACTCTTCAGTGTCGGTTGATGTTGGGGGGGGACGACAAACGCCAAGCCTTCAATTCCCTCGAACAAAAGAAGTGTTAGTCAATGGCCTTCCTGTGAGGGTGAAGTATTGTGATACTTGCATGTTATATCGACCGCCTCGTTGCTCCCATTGCTCCATTTGCAACAATTGTGTGGAGCGTTTTGACCACCATTGCCCTTGGGTGGGCCAATGCATTGGATTG CGCAACTATCGTTACTTCTTTATGTTTGTTTCTTCAGCAACTCTTCTTTGCATCTACGTCTTTGCCATGTCAGCTCTGTACATCAAAATTCTGATGGTTGATGATCAGGGCACAGTTTGGAGAGCAATGAAAGAATCTCCTGCATCTGTGATACTAATGGCCTATTGTTTCATCTCTCTGTGGTTTGTTGGGGGACTAACTGGCTTCCATTTGTACCTTATAGGCACAAACCAG ACGACCTATGAAAATTTCCGGTACAGAGCTGACAATAGGATCAATGCTTATGACGGGGGTTGTTTGGATAATTTTCGTGAGGTATTTTGTACAAAGGTGAAGCCCTCAAAGAACAACTTCCGGGCTTTTGTTCAAGAAGAGGCACAAAGGCCTCCCCCTTCGCCTGCCCCTCGGGAAGGAGTATCAGCAGATGATTTAGGTGCTGATCCACGTCCGAAGGTAGAAGATGATCTAGAGATTGGTGAAGACCTATTGAAGATCTCTCAGCGTCGTAATATTGATGAAATTGATGAGGACATACGCAGCAGAGGTAGCAATGGACCTCCCCATAATACCTCAGATGCTGATTCTGTTTTGGGTTCGGATCATCGAGCCCCCACCATTCGAGCTGATGCTCGCCACTCAAGTTGGGGAAGAAGGAGTGGGAGCTGGGAAATTGCACCAGATGTCTTTGCCAACTCCAATGTCACTGAAAGCAGAAGTTATGTCACTCCAAAGGAAGCACGTCAGTGA